AAGCTAATCTTATGATATGATAATAGAAAAAGTATTGAAATGAATCGTTCCATTTTACAGATGGAAAAAAAGTTCTCAAGTTCATACGTGAATTTCAATGGAGCAACTAATCTTTGAGTAAGGGACATGTGTCTTGCAAATGTGAATCCTTGATGTCGTTTGTGTGAGGGTGAAGGATATGGTCCACTAATTAATGCATAAATAATGTTTCTAcatcttcctctcttcttcaGCATAATTCATTGAGACAATGTTTTTACCCCTCTTTTTGACAAGTTATGAATTGGAGAATATTAACTTGTATTTCATGGACCATAAGGTCATGTATTTATACAATAGACGGGATCCTAAATCTTAGGAAATAAGGCAAGATTACATATTTGCATATATCTATTTAGGAAATCTAACTTATTCTAAtaccccctcaagttggagcatACAAATTAGTAATGCCCAACTTAAAAATGAATGTCTCAAATTCCTTTATTCCCAAAGCCTTTGTTAGAATATCAGCCAATTGGTCATTGGTGGAGACATGACATGGTCGAATAACACCTTTAAGTATCTCATCTCGAACAGCATGACAATCCACCTctatatgttttgttctttcATGAAAAACTAGATTGGAACTGATGTGCAATGCCGGCTTGCTATCACACTTGATCGACATAGGTCCAATATGATCATATCCCATCTCCTTCAGTAGTGCTTTGACCCATTTCAACTCACGAGTAACCTCATTAAGAGCTCGGTACTCTGCCTCTGCAGATGAGCATGACACTGTATCTTGTTTCCTTGTTTGCCAAGAAATAGGAGAAGAGCCAAGCTGAACAATCCAACCGGTGAGAGAACGTCTCGTCAGGGGACAAGCTGCCCAATCTGAATCACACCAGCCTGTAAAATGAAATGATGACTTGGAACTAAAGATAATTCTCTGGCCAAGTGTTCCCTTAAGATAACGAACAACTTTTAACGCAGCCAGCCAATGATCCTCCCGGGGACAATGCATAAATTGCGACAGAGTATGAATCGCATATGTAAGATCTGGACGAGTTGCAGAAAGGTAAATAAGCCGACCCACCAAGCGTCGGTACCTCTGTGGGTCATCAAGAAGACGCCCAATAGCTAGACTCAACCGATGATTCTGATCGATCGGAGACCCAACCGGTTTGCAACCGAGAAGACCAACTTCAGACACAATATTTGTTGCATATTTCTGCTGGCTTAAGTAAATACCTTCAGAACTCCTAGCCACTTCCAGGCCTAAAAAATACTTGAGATGGCCAAGATCTTTCATATGAAAGCATGTAGAAAGGTATTCCTTGAATTCTTGAATAGCAGAAGGTGTATTACTCGAGATTATAAGGTCATCGACATACACTAACACCCGAAGAGAGACCCCATTTTTGTAGTATACAAACAGTGAATAATCTGAACGTGTTTGCTTGAAACCATATGCGCGAAGTGAATCAGCCAATTTTGAGAACCAACACCGTGGAGATTGCTTAAGACCGTAAAGAGACTTGCGCAAGCGACAAACTCGTGTGTCATTCGGAGAACCAAAACCTTGAGGAATCTTCATGTATACTTCCTCATGTAAATCTCCATGGAGAAATGCATTATgcacatccatttgatggatttcaTAATTCATCTTAACTGCAAAATCCAAGAACAAACGAACCGTTGTCATTTTAGCAACAGGCGAAAAAGTTTCGTCGTAGTCCAAACCCTCTCTCTGATGATTTCCAAACACCACTAAGCGACCTCTATGTCGTAACACAGTTCCATCAGGAAGGTATTTAATCGTCCAAACCCAGAGATTGCCAAGAGCTTTCTTGCCAGGTGGAAGATCAACTAAATCCCAAGTATGTTGATCTTCCAATGCCACGATCTCAAGTTGAGCTGCATCACGCCAAACTTTATCTTTCATTGCTTCATGAAATGATCGTGGTAAGACCTGAGCTGACAAACCAGATACAAATCTGCGATGGTTGTCAGAAAATTTAGTTGCAGAAAGATAATCAGAGATATGATACACTGGACCTGAGAGATGCTGTGGTGCGGATGAAggtgtagagagagagagagagagagagagaggagaaggaTCAATATGTACTGCATTAGCAACAAAACCCTGCAGACGGGTAGAAGGTTTCTTTATTCGGTGTCCTTTGCCGAGAAGTTCTGTGGGCTGCTCTGGAGCTGGAGCAAGATCGTTTGTCTGAACCACAACTGGTTCGGGTAGCAGCGGAGGAGTTTGATCAGAAACACTATCAGAtgcaccatcatcatcattatcatccatatgaacgacaagAGCATTGATAACAGCTTTAACGGGAGAAGATGAAGTCGGGTTTGCAAATGGAAATATCTTTTCTCGGAACACCACATCACGAGAAGAGAACACAACTTTACGCTCCAAATCATAAAGCTTCCAGCCTCTCTTACCATATGGATAACCTAGTAACACACAACGACAACTCCTCGATGTAAACTTATCGCCCTTATGATCAAGATTGTGAGCATATGCCAAGCAACCAATGACCCAAAGATGTTTGTAAGAAGGAGCATATCCATAGAGCTTTTCAAATGGAGTCTTGTTGTCGAGTAGGGCAGAGGGCGTGCGATTGATAATATGACCAGCTGCAAGTACATATTCACCCCAATATTCAATAGGAAGATGTGCTTGAAACCTCAATGCTCTTGCAATATTCAGAATATGGCGGTGCTTCCGTTCAGCTCGgccattttgttgaggagtgTGTACACAATAGGTCTCATGAATAATACCGGAGTCCTGAAAAAACTTTGTGAGGCACATAAACTCAGAACCATTATCACTTCGTATAGTTTTTACCTTCTTGGTAAATTGTCTTTCGATCATAGCAAAGAATGTTTTCAAATGTTGGCCGACATGAGTCTTATCAGGCAACAAATATAACCAGACTGCTCGTGAATAATCGTCTACAATCGTCAAGAAATAGCGAGATCCACAAAACGCAGTAGTGCGATAGAGTCCCCATAAGTCgcaatgaatcaaatcaaaaacttCTTTAGCATTATTAGAATTATCAGGAAAACATTGTCTAGTTTGTTTAGCTCGTAAGCAAACATCACAATTCTGAAACAAAACTTCATTATCACTAGAACCACTACGGACAGCAGGAATCAAACTAGTAATACGGGAAGAAGGATGACCAAGATGACTATGCCACAAAACTAGATCCTCGTGAACAGAAGTGTGTAGAGCCGTTGGTGTGATGATCTCCCGAAACCAGTACAatccctctctctctcgttcACCCGCTCCAATCAGCATCCTCGTAGTACGGTCctttaaaatcaaaagtttatCTGTTACTTGACCAACCAGAGAGTTATCTGTAACAAGCTGACCGAAAGAAATCAGATTCATATGGAAACCAGGAACTAGATAAACATTTTGAAGAGATAAAAGAGGGGTAAGTCAAATTGTGCCCTGTTTTGTGGACTGCGCATTCAACCCCGCAGGTAAAAGAACCGAGATCGGATCAATATCATGTATATCCGTAAGGAGATCACTCCGTCCGGTCATATGGTGTGTAGCTCCAGTATCCAGAATCCAAGATGAGTTATCATTCTTACCACCGAGGCGCTCATTTGGTTTCGCATTGTTGATCACTTGTTGAATGAGTTGCCATTGTTCATCTGTGATACCAGAAAACCCTTGACGATCCTTGTCTGTAACTGATGCATTAGAGGCAAGAGCCATCGAGTTAGCGCTAACAATCTGAGTCGAGTTTGCTCTTGGTGTAGTTCCACGACCGCGACCCATGGGAGTGTTTTTGGCACGATTCTTATCTCCATACCAATCAGGATAACCAATTACTCTGAAGCATGCTGCAGCCTTGTGTCCTTTACGTCCACAAACGGTGCAATGACGAGTCATATCGCGATTCCAAGGTCCAGTTCGAGGTTGAAAACCATCAATTCCACTCTGTCAAGATACATCTCTAGTGTTGACGGTACTCGTATTTGGTGGATACCTTGgaagttgttgttgtgtttgtgCAGCAAAACTCATAACCGAAGCTTCTTGATTAACTGTAGACCGGATTGTTTCATTCTGAGGGACAGTTTGATAGATGCTATCCAAGTCAGGAAGAGGTGTAATAGCACAAAGCTGAGATCGAACAACCCCATGAACAGAGTCATCCAAACCAGCAAGAAAATCGTGGATACGAAGAATCTCTGTCTCCTTTTCATGAGTAGCAGTGAGGTCACAAGTGCACTTTTCACATTCACACTTCTTTGTGTTTAAGCATTCCGCAATACTATCCCACAGTTTGGTTAATCTTCCAAAGTATTCATCGACTGACGAACCATTCTGTTTACAGGTAGCAAGAGAATTACGAAGCTGCTGGAGTTGAGCTCCACTCTTGATAGAGAACCGCTTCTTGATAATATCCCAAAGCTCCTTCGCCACTTCTCGAGTTGAGATAGAGGAACGGAGTTTTGGTTCAATAGTCTGCTTGATCCAACCAACAAGCAAGTGATTATTCGCAACCCAGTCTTCGAGATAAGAGGAGTCAGCAGCCGGCTTAGGTATAGATCCGTCAAGAAAGCTGAACTTTTTACGCGAACTGATAGCCATCCGCAGATTAATAGCCCATTCATCGTAGTTGTTTCCATTGAGAAGAGGATGTGAGATTACTGCTCCAGTGTTATCTCCAGAAGTTAAATCAAAAGGTGAAATAGTTTTGCGTTTCGGATTATCGGTGGTAGCCATTGATAGTACTCTGTTTGTATGTcaaacaaaacagagaagaaagcTACGTAAAAGGAAAGttggaaaagaaaatatgaatataagagGCCAAGGGGCTTTATACTCAGAAGCTCTGTTTCGCAAAGAAGcaagaaaacagaggaagaagaacgaTGAAGATGCCGAGAggcggaaaaaaaaattaggttttcaGATCGCTTGCCTACCATGACAAGTTATGAATTAGAGAATATTAACTTGTATTTCACAGACCATAAGGTCATGTATTTATACAATAGACAAGATCCTAAATCTTAGAAAATTAGGCAAGATTACatatttgcatatatatatttaggaaATCTAATTTATTCCAATACTTTTTCTTGGATATTTGTGTCGTTCTCTGGTTAGAAATCTTGATTGTGAATTTTCTGTAGTCGCCTATCTGTTTGCTTGTGAAAATGTAGAACTCATTTTGTGATTCTTGTTTTAgctagtaatttttttttaaaaaaaatttagagaaacGATAGTGGCCAAAACAAGTATAAGTAGTTAACAAGCATTCATATATCTCTCTGCATTTAAACCTTATCTTTTTCCCATGAGTTATTGGTAGCTACTACACACCACTGCGCATGTTCCTCGTGCTGAATGATCATAATGTGAGAAGAGGAAAGAGCCAAAAAGTATTTAAACCTGATAGCAGGCGGGCCTGAGAATTGTTGGCCCAGaagcaaaattttttttttggcaccttacttttaaaaaaaaatatgaaaaacactGAAAAGTGTAGAGAGGAGATTCGAACCCGGCCCCCATTAGATAATATAATGCATCATTTCCGCTAGACCAAAGaccactttatgtatcttttggcccctaaaattaataattatagtcCGGCCCTAAAGCAGATGCTTTACCTGACTCTATTCAGGCCTGGCCCTGCCTGATAGATACCtttaggtttttgtttttggccaCTATCGTTTCACTCATACGTTTAGGTTCTTGTTTTTGGCCACTATCGTTCACTCATCCTTATCGAAATCTTGTCTTCTTCCCAGGAGTTATTTGTTGTATTATCGTCGTCTTTATATTCTATGTTAGTTACTGAGCACCACCGTGCATTTTCCTCGTGCTAAAAATCGAAGTTCCGATCAGTTACCGTAGACTCAACCCTCACTACACTATAAACCAACCCAATGTCATGGGAAAGATCATAATGTGAGATGTGGAAACAGCCAAAATGTATTAAAGCTGATAGATAcctttagttttatttacacAGATGATTTTCTAATGTCACACCAGGAGGTTTTAAATTTTACCGCATAAACTTCCCATAAACACCGGTACAATGTGTTTGCTCTACACAACACAACTCTcactcaaacaaaacaatcaaaatgaagaaaccttcAGTGACCCCTTTTTCTCATCATATTCCTGTTGGCTGCAGCTGTCTGCACCCACGGCAAAGAAGAGGTGAAGGACTACAACGGAAATTCAGTTAAGATCGGTGCAAAATACTTCATCCAGCCGGCTAAGAGCAACGGCGGTGGTCTTGTTCCAGCCCCCATTAACGTGTACTTTTTTTGTCCACTTGGCATCACCCAAGCACTTCTTCCCTACAAACCGGGCCTGCCGGTTAGCTTCGCATATGAGCCAGTTATTGTCGACACAGACTACATTTACACATCTACCTCCATAAACATCGAGTTTAGGTCCGAGGTATGGCCTGTATGCGACGATTTTTCCAAGTTATGGACAGTCGATGTTTCCTCATTCGCAGCCAAGGAGCCTGCCATTATGGTCGGTGGTGAGAAGAAGAGCCCAAATAGCTTGTTTAAGATAGAAGAAGCTACAGGAGCACACACTAAAAAGTTGACCACCTCATCTGGAACCGTTGGAACCATCCCAGGGGCTTGGTTGGGTGCACCACAGCTAATTGCCACCAATGATGAGGCTAAGACCTTATTCGTCAAGTTCGTGAAGGTTGATGATGATGCTACTAAGGCTACTACTTCTACTTCACGTGTTGATGATGTGTTGTGATTTTGCATAGTTTtagctttgttatttcatatatattcatgcaTTAACCTTACATTTATTTGAATTTAGAGTCTATTGCATGTACATTTGCATCTTGTAGGTGTTGGATGAattgtttggagttttggaggTGATTAGAGCACAAAAGGAGCTTTCGAGGAGTCTTGAACCGAACGTGTGAAAGACAAGCATGGATGAAGgtcttaaagatatcttttGAAACTTGTCTTTTGGGAAGACATGttaaattgagttagctttacaatggaggtggtttcaagtcgtttggagctgtattgagggatttatgatcaaaatactACACACATATCAGTATGACATTCCTAGCGGCCACCCTAGCAACATCAACAATAGCCTTCGAATTTTAAGCCTTTAGACTCATTTTTATTcacttaaaacctataaaactcattactattcattattcttcttatttttggtattcTAAAGGTGTGTGCAACATGGAGAAAGTGGAGAAAACTTTAATGAGTgagttttatctctttaaagCTTGCAACATGGGGGATGGGTTGTCTATCATGAGTTTGGTGGCTCTTTTGGCCTAACTTTCTCTACCTTTTCTGAAGAGGCAAGACTACTTTGGCCATATGAAGGGGCAAAAGGTGTTCTATAATGGAAGAAAGTGGAGAATAACTTTTATGAGTGTGTTTTATGCTTTATGCTTTCACATGATGGATGTGTTGTCATCCTCCTTTACTTAGGCTATAAAAGAGACTGCAAGGGGAAGGAGGAAGACACACAATACACAGAGTACAATACAACAAAGAGTAGAGAGTGaaagttttatagtttcatattttgtattttgagagtttgagagaaaacatttgttcttGGAGTGTTCTTGAAGTTTATGTTATAAAGTCTTGTTTTCCTTTAGCCATTCTCTTCNNNNNNNNNNNNNNNNNNNNNNNNNNNNNNNNNNNNNNNNNNNNNNNNNNNNNNNNNNNNNNNNNNNNNNNNNNNNNNNNNNNNNNNNNNNNNNNNNNNNNNNNNNNNNNNNNNNNNNNNNNNNNNNNNNNNNNNNNNNNNNNNNNNNNNNNNNNNNNNNNNNNNNNNNNNNNNNNNNNNNNNNNNNNNNNNNNNNNNNNNNNNNNNNNNNNNNNNNNNNNNNNNNNNNNNNNNNNNNNNNNNNNNNNNNNNNNNNNNNNNNNNNNNNNNNNNNNNNNNNNNNNNNNNNNNNNNNNNNNNNNNNNNNNNNNNNNNNNNNNNNNNNNNNNNNNNNNNNNNNNNNNNNNNNNNNNNNNNNNNNNNNNNNNNNNNNNNNNNNNNNNNNNNNNNNNNNNNNNNNNNNNNNNNNNNNNNNNNNNNNNNNNNNNNNNNNNNNNNNNNNNNNNNNNNNNNNNNNNNNNNNNNNNNNNNNNNNNNNNNNNNNNNNNNNNNNNNNNNNNNNNNNNNNNNNNNNNNNNNNNNNNNNNNNNNNNNNNNNNNNNNNNNNNNNNNNNNNNNNNNNNNNNNNNNNNNNNNNNNNNNNNNNNNNNNNNNNNNNNNNNNNNNNNNNNNNNNNNNNNNNNNNNNNNNNNNNNNNNNNNNNNNNNNNNNNNNNNNNNNNNNNNNNNNNNNNNNNNNNNNNNNNNNNNNNNNNNNNNNNNNNNNNNNNNNNNNNNNNNNNNNNNNNNNNNNNNNNNNNNNNNNNNNNNNNNNNNNNNNNNNNNNNNNNNNNNNNNNNNNNNNNNNNNNNNNNNNNNNNNNNNNNNNNNNNNNNNNNNNNNNNNNNNNNNNNNNNNNNNNNNNNNNNNNNNNNNNNNNNNNNNNNNNNNNNNNNNNNNNNNNNNNNNNNNNNNNNNNNNNNNNNNNNNNNNNNNNNNNNNNNNNNNNNNNNNNNNNNNNNNNNNNNNNNNNNNNNNNNNNNNNNNNNNNNNNNNNNNNNNNNNNNNNNNNNNNNNNNNNNNNNNNNNNNNNNNNNNNNNNNNNNNNNNNNNNNNNNNNNNNNNNNNNNNNNNNNNNNNNNNNNNNNNNNNNNNNNNNNNNNNNNNNNNNNNNNNNNNNNNNNNNNNNNNNNNNNNNNNNNNNNNNNNNNNNNNNNNNNNNNNNNNNNNNNNNNNNNNNNNNNNNNNNNNNNNNNNNNNNNNNNNNNNNNNNNNNNNNNNNNNNNNNNNNNNNNNNNNNNNNNNNNNNNNNNNNNNNNNNNNNNNNNNNNNNNNNNCAAGCTGGATCATCAACACAACCTCCACAAGAGAGTAGTACTGAAGCTATGCTGAAACAATTATTGGAGGGACAAACAAGAAGTGAGAAACAATTAGGGTATGAGCTGAAAAATCTCCACAACAAGATTGATGGGAATTACCATGATCTAAACAACAAGTTCAAAGCCTTGGAGAACCAGTTTGTCTCTATGACAGCCAGCTCAAGTCGCCAACAAGCTTCCCTACCTGGAAAGGCTGAACAAAACCCAAAGGAGACAATGAAGGCAATCACCCTAAGGAGTGGAAGAGAGTTACCTCCTAAAGTTCTCATTAAGGATAATGAGAAACAAGGTGGGGAGGTGGTCATCAATGTAGATGATGATGTGGTGATTGTGGATGAGAAGACTAATGAGgaaatcttggagaagataGTTGAAGCTAAGGGCAAGAGAAAGATGGGAGAGGAGAAAGTTGAGAACAAAAATGAGGCTGCTACATCAACAAAGGAGAAATTGTTCACTCCTCCTCCCTATGAGCCGAAGCTTCCCTTTCCTGGAAGATTCAAGAAGCAACTTCTAGAGAAGTACAAAGCCTTGTTTGACaagcaaatgagtgaagttcagCTCACCATGCCCATAATTGATGCATTTATGCTAGTTCCACAATACAACAAGTTCTTGAAAGATGTTGtagaacaaaagaagaaagagatggaaggGATGGTGATTCTTACTCATGAGTGCAGTGCCATTATTCAGAGACTGACTGTCCCAAGGAAGCTAGAAGACCCTGGTAGTTTCATCCTGCCATGCGCCATTGGACCTTTGACATTTGAGAAATGTCTATGTGATTTGGGAGCAAGTGTCAGCCTCATGCCACTATCCATTGCCAAGAAGCTTGGGTTTACACAATATAAAAAGTGCAAGATCTCTTTGGTGCTAGCTGATCGATCTGTCAAGCTCCCCATTGGCATCCTAGAAGATCTTCCTGTCAAGATAGGAAATTGTGAAGTGCCTACTGACTTTGTAGTGCTTGAGATGGATGAAGAGCCTAGAGATCCTTTGATCTTTGGAAGACCTTTCTTGGCAACTGCTGGAGCAATGGTGAATGTGAGAGATGGCACAATTGATCTCCACCTTGGAAAAGATCACATTCTCCATTTTGATatcaaggagatgatgaagaatcCCACAACTCAAGGAGAAATATTCTACATTGATGAGATGGATGCTTTGGCTGATGATTTCCTTGAGGAGTTAGCGATTGAGGACTCTCTTCAACATGCCCTGACCATTGAAAGAGAGTCCCAAATGATTGAAAACAAGGAGAGTGATGAGCTAGTAAGAAGGCTAGATGTTCACCTTGAGGAGGATGGAGAAGATGAGTTCATGGAGTTGCCACAAATGACTCAACATGCTGCCTCAGCAGACATTCAAGAGAACCTCCATGAAGCTGATTGGAGTGAGCTCAAGGCAccaaaagtggagcttaaacctcttcccCATGGTGTAAGGTACGCTTTCCTTGGACCTAATGAGACATATCCtgtcattgtgagtagtgaGCTGACTGAGAATGAATTGTCTATGCTtttaaatgaacttaaaaagtatagaaaaGCACTAGGATACTCACTTGATGACATTAAAGGAATCTCACCATCTTTgtgcatgcataggatacatctagaGGATGAATCTAAAACTTCAATTGAACACCAAAGAAGATTAAATCCTAATTTGAAAGATGTTGTTAAAAAAGAGATAATCAAATTGTTAGATGCTGGTGTGATCTATCCTATCTCTGATAGCAATTGGGTTTCACCTGTGCATGTAGTTCCTAAAAAAGGTGGCATAACAGTTGTTAAGAACGAAAATGATGAGTTAataccaacaagaacaataacTGGACATAGGATGTGCATTGACTATCGAAAACTGAATGCAGCCTCTAGAAAGGATCATTTCCCTTTACCATTCATTGATCAGATGTTAGAGAGGCTAGCTAACCATCCTTATTATTGTTTCCTTGATggatactctggatttttccaaatccctatacacCCAAATGACCAAGAGAAAACGACATTCACTTGTCCTTATGGTACCTTTGCATATCGAAGGATGCCATTTGGACTGTGCAATGCACCAGCAACATTCCAAAGAGCAATGATGTCAATTTTCTCTGATCTTATTGAGGATGTAATGGAGGTGTTTATGGatgatttttctgtatatggtTCTTCGTTTGCTACTTGTTTGTCAAATCTTTGCAGGGTATTACAGAGATGTGAGGACACTAACCTGGTGCtcaattgggagaagtgtcacttcatggtcaAGGAAGGGATTGTTCTTGGACACAAAGTTTCTGAGAAAGGAATTGAAGTGGACAAAGCCAAGATAGATGTCATGGTTGGTCTAGCTCCACCAAGAACAGTGAAGGATATAAGAAGCTTTCTGGGTCATGCCGGTTTCTATAGAAGATTCATCATGGATTTCTCTAAGATAGCTAGACCATTGACCAGGCTGTTATGCAAAGAAGCTGCATTTCACTTCGATGGGGAATGTATGGAAGCTTTCAAAAACCTGAAGAATGCACTCATCAGTGCACCCATAGTTCAACCGCCAgattgggatctcccctttgagatcatgtgtgatgcaAGTGACTTTGCTGTAGGAGCAGTCCTAGGCcagaagagagacaagaagtCACATGTGATGTACTATGCAAGTAGAACCCTTGATGAAGCTCAAGCTAAATACTCTACAACTGAGAAGGAGCTATTGGCCATTGTCTTTGCatttgagaagttcagaagctacttGGTTGGGTCAAAGGTGACTGTCTACACTGATCATGCTGCATTGAGACACCTCTTAGccaagaaagatgcaaaaccaAGACTATTGAGGTGGATTCTGCTGCTACATGAGTTTGATCTTGAGATCAAGGACAGGCCTGGAGTTGAGAATGGAGTAGCTGATCACCTGTCCAGGTTGAAGGTGGAGTGTGGAATCCCTATTGATGACAGACTTCCAGAAGAGCAAATGATGGCTATTCATGCAGTGGTAGCTGTTTGTGAGACAGGAAATAAACTTGAAGAGGTGAAGGCAGCTGGTGAGAAGGGTCCTTGGTATGCTGATATAGTCAACTACTTAGCTAGTGGAAAAGAGCCATTGAACCTTGAAGgttatgccaagaagaagttctataAGGATGTGAAGAGATATTATTGGGATGAGCCTTACCTCTACATACTTTGTAAAGATCAACTCTATAGAAGGGCCGTGGCTGAAGAAGAAAttgatgggatccttacacaTTGTCATGGATCATCCTATGGAGGCCACTTTGCTACATTTAAGACAGTGGCAAAGGTGCTACAAGCTGGATTTTGGTGGCCTCACATGTTTAAAGACACCCAAGACTTTGTCTCAAGGTGTGACTCTTGTCAAAGAAGAGGAAACATCACCAAGAGGAATGAAATGCCTCAAAACCCCATCCTAGAAGTTGAAGTGTTTGATGTCTGGGGTATTGACTTCATGGGGCCTTTTCCTTCATCTTATACCAACAAGTACACACTGGTGACTGTAGATTATGTCTCTAAGTGGGTTGAAGCAATTGCAAGTCCAACCAATGATGCAAAGGTGGTTCTAAAAATGTTCAAGAGCATAATCTTTCCAAGGTTTGGGATTCCAAGAGTTGTGATCAGTGATGGAGGGTCtcacttcatcaacaaactgTTTGCAAACCTCCTTaagaagaatggtgtgaagCACAAGGTTGAAACTCCTTACCACCCCcaaacaagtggtcaagttgagattTCCAACAGGGAGATCAAGTCCATTTTGGAGAAGACTGTGGGGACAACAAGGAAGGATTGGTCTACAAAGCTTGATGATGCACTTTGGGCCTATAGGACTGCTTTCAAGACACCCTTGGGAACCACTCCCTTCAATCTTGTCTATGGGAAAGCTTGCCATCTGCCAgtggagcttgagtacaaggcatTATGGGCTGTTAAGATGCTGAANNNNNNNNNNNNNNNNNNNNNNNNNNNNNNNNNNNNNNNNNNNNNNNNNNNNNNNNNNNNNNNNNNNNNNNNNNNNNNNNNNNNNNNNNNNNNNNNNNNNNNNNNNNNNNNNNNNNNNNNNNNNNNNNNNNNNNNNNNNNNNNNNNNNNNNNNNNNNNNNNNNNNNNNNNNNNNNNNNNNNNNNNNNNNNNNNNNNNNNNNNNNNNNNNNNNNNNNNNNNNNNNNNNNNNNNNNNNNNNNNNNNNNNNNNNNNNNNNNNNNNNNNNNNNNNNNNNNNNNNNNNNNNNNNNNNNNNNNNNNNNNNNNNNNNNNNNNNNNNNNNNNNNNNNNNNNNNNNNNNNNNNNNNNNNNNNNNNNNNNNNNNNNNNNNNNNNNNNNNNNNNNNNNNNNNNNNNNNNNNNNNNNNNNNNNNNNNNNNNNNNNNNNNNNNNNNNNNNNNNNNNNNNNNNNNNNNNNNNNNNNNNNNNNNNNNNNNNNNNNNNNNNNNNNNNNNNNNNNNNNNNNNNNNNNNNNNNNNNNNNNNNNNNNNNNNNNNNNNNNNNNNNNNNNNNNN
The sequence above is drawn from the Brassica oleracea var. oleracea cultivar TO1000 unplaced genomic scaffold, BOL UnpScaffold00722, whole genome shotgun sequence genome and encodes:
- the LOC106319960 gene encoding uncharacterized protein LOC106319960 (The sequence of the model RefSeq protein was modified relative to this genomic sequence to represent the inferred CDS: added 1321 bases not found in genome assembly) translates to MCMNLRSKGSTNLAPRVDNIKALERELGRQRREREKQAHLHRLGLEMERNPNQPEGVYEVDDHRQNVQEVPPGAAQEGNGQGAANLRPRQPQRQARAIGTYDQPNINGNRLGIRAPPVANNNFEIKSSLINMIENNKYHGLALEDPLDHLDRFDKYCGLSKTNGVSEDAFKLRLFPFSLGDKAHTWEKNISSDTITTWDECKKAFLNKFFSATRTANLRNQISGFQQRGLEGFSEAWERFRSYLSQCPHHGYNNESLLSTFYRGVLPKFKSQLDTASNGNFLGRTVEDALELLENMAQSNSVYNDEYDRRDRGGGGEDMTTKRELKALQEKIDMLLSEKTKKEELHMVAEVDGVECQEDMYYVNAQGTWYKKEPDYQYQNNYQQKPFYNNQQKPFNNYQPRPFYNNQPKPLYNNNQGGYQPKQNFPPGFSPKPSQPAQDQTGSSTQPPQESSTEAMLKQLLEGQTRSEKQLGYELKNLHNKIDGNYHDLNNKFKALENQFVSMTASSSRQQASLPGKAEQNPKETMKAITLRSGRELPPKVLIKDNEKQGGEVVINVDDDVVIVDEKTNEEILEKIVEAKGKRKMGEEKVENKNEAATSTKEKLFTPPPYEPKLPFPGRFKKQLLEKYKALFDKQMSEVQLTMPIIDAFMLVPQYNKFLKDVVEQKKKEMEGMVILTHECSAIIQRLTVPRKLEDPGSFILPCAIGPLTFEKCLCDLGASVSLMPLSIAKKLGFTQYKKCKISLVLADRSVKLPIGILEDLPVKIGNCEVPTDFVVLEMDEEPRDPLIFGRPFLATAGAMVNVRDGTIDLHLGKDHILHFDIKEMMKNPTTQGEIFYIDEMDALADDFLEELAIEDSLQHALTIERESQMIENKESDELVRRLDVHLEEDGEDEFMELPQMTQHAASADIQENLHEADWSELKAPKVELKPLPHGVRVLQRCEDTNLVLNWEKCHFMVKEGIVLGHKVSEKGIEVDKAKIDVMVGLAPPRTVKDIRSFLGHAGFYRRFIMDFSKIARPLTRLLCKEAAFHFDGECMEAFKNLKNALISAPIVQPPDWDLPFEIMCDASDFAVGAVLGQKRDKKSHVMYYASRTLDEAQAKYSTTEKELLAIVFAFEKFRSYLVGSKVTVYTDHAALRHLLAKKDAKPRLLRWILLLHEFDLEIKDRPGVENGVADHLSRLKVECGIPIDDRLPEEQMMAIHAVVAVCETGNKLEEVKAAGEKGPWYADIVNYLASGKEPLNLEGYAKKKFYKDVKRYYWDEPYLYILCKDQLYRRAVAEEEIDGILTHCHGSSYGGHFATFKTVAKVLQAGFWWPHMFKDTQDFVSRCDSCQRRGNITKRNEMPQNPILEVEVFDVWGIDFMGPFPSSYTNKYTLVTVDYVSKWVEAIASPTNDAKVVLKMFKSIIFPRFGIPRVVISDGGSHFINKLFANLLKKNGVKHKVETPYHPQTSGQVEISNREIKSILEKTVGTTRKDWSTKLDDALWAYRTAFKTPLGTTPFNLVYGKACHLPVELEYKVHEHKK
- the LOC106319958 gene encoding kunitz-type serine protease inhibitor DrTI-like, with product MSVCTHGKEEVKDYNGNSVKIGAKYFIQPAKSNGGGLVPAPINVYFFCPLGITQALLPYKPGLPVSFAYEPVIVDTDYIYTSTSINIEFRSEVWPVCDDFSKLWTVDVSSFAAKEPAIMVGGEKKSPNSLFKIEEATGAHTKKLTTSSGTVGTIPGAWLGAPQLIATNDEAKTLFVKFVKVDDDATKATTSTSRVDDVL